A genomic region of Clarias gariepinus isolate MV-2021 ecotype Netherlands chromosome 23, CGAR_prim_01v2, whole genome shotgun sequence contains the following coding sequences:
- the wnk2 gene encoding serine/threonine-protein kinase WNK2 isoform X1 gives MCPELISAHFDYFNGTPAMEAALTPELRDFRGDTEPAAARGGGASEPDCRSSARRRFIRTNLWFSESEDHGLETPECGDIISTGISRPVGNARRNRYRKSSSAGSPVRTESCTDPPERNGEAEQKQDPAAESAGGKHEHGHAEEEEDEEEEAGMTAVSTSPSGRFLKFDVELGRGSFKTVYKGLDTETWVEVAWCELQDRKLSKVDRQRFKEEAEMLKGLQHPNIVRFYDFWESPVKGKKCIVLVTELMTSGTLKTYLKRFKVMKPKVLRSWCRQILKGLHFLHTRTPPIIHRDLKCDNIFITGPTGSVKIGDLGLATLKRASFATSVIGTPEFMAPEMYEEHYNEAVDVYAFGMCMLEMATSEYPYSECQNAAQIYRKVTSGVKPASYTKVVVPEIKEIIGECICYHSGERYSIKDLLNHAFFAEDTGVRVELAEEDDGKKTSIALRLWVEDPKKLKGKYKDSGAIEFTFDLNKEVPEAVAQEMVDSGLFLDSDMKIVGRSIRDRVALIKWRRERTISRDKSETEKKITEDHAQNVPRDPSSKLAQSAIPSAPAEPGDHDSESVNLSSGPTSSTTSDSIAGPAAISDGLNNQHSVIYQSLSEPTTTSQKVLSPPAQLLTQLHHVTQSQLTTQLQQEVQNQIAAQLHSGAQPVAQFKQEIIQQFVEPQNSTVQLQQVAQQQHIAQLQQEAQQQPAIHPHHGAQQQQPAAQLLQGIQPQCMQQNPTVQQHHVVHQQPSVQCQQEAQQQAVAQLYHVPYQQSSTSIHQGAFLQTSVQLNQSLYQQSSPPTAKLPQTISAPATPAATAPQGQEFHLYLHSAAFLSQTLANLQPVVETTSDGQTHPQHLRQPASAMLGTAPSSQPQQSVHAAPLLQPLQISTKFSSPYSVMSVGTPARSEAVTFSPMAYSTPYPSSAPPVPPSYYSQSPVHVPLPATQNLSSIPLAGTPQTPVSAPLGTILGITLSPSLLQSQQQVYPSALPPESTLLQPQLTQSSIPLSHTLLQPLSSFSPQEPCISAPLAQTETLVHTHTEPTQIISLPHREESKQEFPAATCASTQKIISVMPLQPDGTQTTATAGESCSEPSNTHQIPETSFNPPVSDPSHEDPVPMPLPIHTCDSLNSDAASGKEMSDSYDGPISGGKGDGKPRKHHRKSARTRSRQEKTSKPKLSMLNVCDTGDKMVECQLETHNHKMVTFKFDLDGDAPEEIATYMVENGFILPTEKEIFIDQLKDIVDKAEDMLSEEIEGERPGALRDTPLQCSSSGGVGDEVRTSSLRGQKEGTPQPVYQQNVLHTGKRWFIICPVDEPSVSSEGATATPHTSGLSDGTAPSQAADSSTAQPVEHCTAPASTDSTGYATAPPSGGSDAHGFSPLSLTTIDPLSLVPLPATLPAQSVSGPITPIQGAQHVVDLASAASRADDVPCCPLVMPLALDAGVGAQRTSPVSPPLIQDTQGIVLQQPFASVGGAKPPSLPQSPATSQHHNAPNESDGEGRARVGFVDSTIKTLDEKLRNLLYQEYAPMHPSGSVAETPGSGTEYVQSPPGPESAAGGSGNSTPQIIGDGRIRAGEQLPQIPERVDSLSALSDSAVAVTVSKKPIMPHSTSCSSSRSRYKMTPGAPDFLSGTQRKQRSWSSTASPAHPGACFGERGINAEPKATFSVEDTDTTRRKHSSRNSAPPDFCLDPLSSLSEHGSLPRARTSISADVHTRFMSSDSGAESSPAKMVPPTPSRSERRGSDLMRRAVAFLRRSGRSSSVQSSDSPSRHGGTYGSYMSSDNESEMEDLDIKNELQRLREKHMQEISELQAHQRGEIELLYRRLGKAPPSGLNFASTVPPPGRRRRASKHKLRASKLLSPLVQQIRSVTKTTDSSKPAESAVSANGSPAKASEGASRSRSGTDTLPSSVSEPVQTQQPCSLKASLSSDNVCSGLQGEGAGVYSHPGQGWSPYLPASERVTYKSSSKPRARFLSGPVSLSIWTTLKRLCLGKERGNRPPCPPGASNHPQMPPGSTPPPRHPPVGLAQAQSNNSNNNNDLCPEELQRLVDTWNPKQPCLFTHSFRLRAQRATRGRTRSAEGVLPGSAAVTSASLLSFSWPRINSQTSEMTEPLLPLQDGFSVNDDHFGDFLASPVYITHWPAVSMALNQGGFMFSTVDSTWTRRSSPPEPFRSHDRTSTPMAPIM, from the exons GACCGCAAGCTGTCGAAAGTGGACCGTCAGAGGTTTAAGGAGGAGGCGGAGATGCTGAAGGGTCTTCAGCACCCCAACATCGTCCGCTTCTACGACTTTTGGGAGTCTCCCGTCAAAGGAAAGAAGTGCATTGTCTTGGTTACGGAACTAATGACGTCAGGCACGTTAAAAAC GTACCTGAAGCGATTTAAGGTGATGAAGCCAAAGGTGCTGCGCAGTTGGTGCAGGCAGATCCTTAAAGGTCTTCACTTtctgcacacacgcacacctcccATCATCCACCGAGACCTAAAGTGCGACAACATCTTTATCACTGGCCCCACAGGCTCGGTTAAGATCGGGGACCTGGGTCTGGCTACACTCAAGAGGGCGTCCTTCGCCACAAGCGTCATTG GCACTCCTGAGTTCATGGCTCCCGAGATGTATGAAGAACACTACAATGAGGCTGTAGATGTCTATGCGTTTGGAATGTGCATGCTGGAGATGGCCACATCCGAGTATCCATACTCCGAGTGCCAGAACGCTGCGCAGATCTACCGCAAAGTCACCAGT GGTGTCAAGCCAGCCAGTTACACTAAGGTCGTTGTCCCCGAGATTAAGGAGATCATAGGGGAGTGCATCTGCTATCACTCAGGAGAAAG ATACTCCATTAAGGATCTGCTGAATCATGCCTTCTTTGCAGAGGACACTGGTGTCAGGGTAGAACTTGCTGAGGAAGATGATGGCAAGAAAACATCAATCGCGCTGAGGCTTTGGGTGGAGGACCCGAAGAAGTTGAAAGGGAAGTACAAAGACAGCGGTGCGATCGAGTTCACCTTTGACCTCAACAAGGAGGTACCGGAGGCAGTTGCACAAGAAATG GTTGACTCTGGATTGTTCCTGGATAGTGACATGAAGATTGTTGGCAGGTCAATCAGGGACCGTGTTGCTCTCATAAAATGGCGTAGGGAGCGGACCATCTCCAGGGACAAGAGTGAGACTGAAAAGAAGATCACTGAGGACCATGCACAGAATGTGCCTCGGGATCCCTCTTCTAAGTTGGCACAGAGTGCCATTCCCAGTGCTCCTGCAGAGCCTGGGGATCACGACAGTGAGTCAGTCAACCTCTCTAGTGGCCCGACCAGTTCAACTACAT CAGACAGCATTGCCGGCCCTGCAGCAATCTCGGATGGTTTGAATAACCAGCACAGCGTAATTTACCAGTCACTGTCAGAGCCCACCACCACCTCGCAGAAAGTCCTCAGTCCACCAGCACAGCTCCTTACTCAGTTACATCATGTGACCCAATCACAGCTAACAACTCAGCTTCAACAGGAGGTCCAAAACCAGATCGCTGCTCAGCTGCACTCAGGAGCACAACCGGTGGCCCAGTTTAAGCAAGAGATCATACAGCAATTTGTGGAGCCACAGAATTCAACTGTCCAGTTGCAACAAGTGGCCCAGCAACAGCACATTGCCCAGTTACAACAAGAGGCCCAGCAGCAACCTGCTATACATCCCCACCATGGAGCTCAGCAACAGCAACCTGCTGCCCAGCTACTCCAGGGGATCCAGCCACAATGCATGCAGCAAAACCCCACTGTGCAGCAGCATCATGTGGTTCATCAGCAACCTTCAGTACAGTGCCAACAGGAGGCCCAACAACAGGCTGTAGCGCAGTTATATCATGTACCTTATCAGCAATCATCTACTTCAATACACCAAGGAGCCTTTCTGCAGACCTCTGTACAGCTTAACCAGAGTTTGTACCAGCAGTCTTCCCCA CCCACTGCTAAATTGCCTCAAACTATATCGGCTCCAGCAACCCCAGCAGCGACTGCACCACAAGGACAGGAG tTTCACCTCTATCTCCATTCTGCAGCTTTCCTGTCCCAG ACATTAGCAAATCTTCAACCGGTTGTGGAAACAACTTCTGATGGACAGACACATCCTCAGCATCTGCGTCAACCTGCTTCTGCTATGCTCGGCACTGCACCATCTTCTCAACCACAGCAAAGTGTTCATGCTGCACCCTTACTGCAACCGCTGCAGATATCCACTAAA TTCTCATCACCATACTCCGTCATGTCAGTGGGCACTCCTGCCAGAAGTGAGGCAGTGACATTTTCCCCCATGGCATATAGCACCCCCTACCCCAGTAGTGCTCCGCCAGTACCTCCATCCTACTACTCTCAAAGTCCGGTCCATGTCCCACTACCAGCCACACAGAACTTGTCCTCCATTCCCCTAGCTGGTACACCTCAAACCCCTGTATCTGCTCCTCTGGGAACTATCCTGGGCATAACCCTTTCTCCATCCCTCCTACAATCACAACAACAGGTGTACCCTTCTGCTCTTCCACCAGAGAGCACTCTTCTTCAACCCCAACTCACCCAGTCATCTATACCCCTTTCTCATACATTGTTGCAGCCACTGTCCTCCTTTTCTCCACAAGAGCCCTGTATCTCTGCACCACTTGCACAG ACTGAAACtctggtacacacacatacagagccAACTCAGATCATTTCTCTTCCACATAGAGAGGAATCCAAGCAAGAATTTCCTGCAGCTACTTGTG CAAGCACCCAGAAGATTATTTCAGTGATGCCTTTGCAACCTGATGGAACCCAGACAACAGCAACTGCTGGTGAAAGTTGCTCTGAACCCAGCAATACTCATCAAATCCCGGAGACATCATTCAATCCTCCAGTGTCTGACCCAAGCCATGAG GATCCAGTCCCCATGCCACTTCCCATCCATACATGTGACAG TTTAAATTCAGATGCAGCATCAGGTAAAGAAATGAGCGATAGCTATGATGGCCCCATCAGCGGAGGGAAAGGTGATGGGAAACCACGAAAACACCATCGCAAGTCTGCTCGGACACGCTCACGGCAAGAGAAGACCAGTAAACCCAAACTCAGTATGCTCAAT GTTTGTGATACAGGTGATAAAATGGTGGAATGCCAGCTGGAAACCCATAACCACAAAATGGTGACATTCAAGTTTGACCTGGATGGAGATGCACCAGAGGAAATAGCAACGTACATG GTGGAGAACGGCTTTATTCTACCAACAGAGAAGGAGATCTTCATTGATCAGCTGAAAGACATTGTGGACAAGGCTGAGGACATGTTGAGTGAGGAGATAGAGGGGGAGAGACCGGGTGCACTAAGGGACACTCCGCTTCAATGCAGTTCTTCTGGAGGAGTTGGGGATGAGGTGAGGACAAGT AGTTTGAGAGGACAAAAAGAGGGCACCCCTCAGCCTGTCTATCAGCAGAATG TGCTTCATACCGGTAAGAGATGGTTCATTATCTGCCCCGTGGATGAGCCGAGTGTGTCCTCAGAGGGCGCTACAGCTACACCCCATACCAGTGGACTGAGTGATGGCACGGCACCAAGTCAGGCTGCTGACAGCAGCACAGCACAGCCGGTGGAGCACTGCACTGCACCCGCTTCTACAG ATTCAACAGGCTATGCCACAGCTCCTCCATCAGGTGGCAGTGATGCTCATGGATTCAGCCCACTGTCTCTAACCACGATAGACCCTTTATCCTTGGTTCCACTTCCTGCCACCCTGCCAGCGCAGTCTGTCAGTGGCCCGATTACACCAATCCAAGGTGCCCAGCATGTGGTGGATCTTGCCTCTGCTGCATCCAGAGCCGATGACGTGCCCTGCTGCCCATTAGTCATGCCGTTAGCATTGGATGCAGGCGTAGGTGCTCAGCGCACCTCACCAGTGTCCCCTCCACTCATACAGGACACTCAGGGCATTGTACTACAGCAGCCGTTTGCATCTGTGGGTGGTGCCAAGCCGCCTTCGTTGCCCCAGAGCCCTGCCACATCTCAGCACCACAATGCCCCCAACGAATCAGATGGGGAAGGTCGGGCACGGGTGGGGTTTGTAGACAGCACCATCAAGACATTGGACGAGAAATTGAGAAATCTGCTATACCAGGAATATGCCCCCATGCACCCATCAGGCTCTGTGGCAGAGACGCCAGGGTCAGGAACAGAGTATGTGCAGTCTCCACCGGGACCGGAGAGTGCAGCAGGTGGATCAGGTAACAGCACACCCCAAATCATCGGAGATGGGCGCATCAGAGCAGGGGAGCAACTG CCACAGATTCCAGAGCGAGTAGACAGTCTGAGCGCACTCAGTGACTCTGCTGTTGCTG TTACAGTGTCAAAGAAGCCAATAATGCCTCACTCCACCTCCTGCTCAAGCTCCAGAAGTCGCTATAAG ATGACACCCGGTGCTCCTGACTTCCTATCTGGGACGCAGAGGAAGCAGCGGAGTTGGAGCAGTACGGCTTCTCCAGCACACCCTGGTGCCTGTTTTGGGGAACGAGGCATTAACGCTGAGCCCAAGGCGACCTTTAGTGTAGAGGACACCGACACCACACGCAGGAAACACAGCAGCAGGAACTCAGCTCCACCTGACTTCTGTCTGGACCCGCTTTCCTCCCTCAGCGAGCATGGTTCCCTGCCACGAGCACGCACATCCATCTCAGCAGACGTCCACACTCGCTTTATGTCTTCGGATTCTGGGGCCGAGAGCAGCCCAGCCAAAATGGTGCCCCCGACCCCATCTCGCTCAGAGAGGAGAGGAAGCGACCTTATGAGGAGGGCAGTGGCCTTCCTCAGGCGTTCGGGCCGCAGCAGCAGTGTGCAGAGCTCTGATTCGCCCAGCAGGCATGGTGGGACATATGGTTCATACATGAGCAGTGATAACGAGTCCGAGATGGAGGATTTGGACATTAAAAATGAACTGCAGAGACTGAGGGAGAA GCACATGCAGGAGATTTCAGAGCTACAGGCTCACCAGCGTGGGGAAATCGAGCTGCTGTATCGACGGCTGGGCAAAGCACCCCCTTCAGGCCTTAACTTCGCCTCAACAGTGCCCCCACCTGGACGCAGGCGCAGAGCCAGCAAGCACAAACTTCGAGCAAGCAAACTGCTTAGCCCTCTGGTACAGCAGATAAGAAGCGTCACCAAAACAACCGACAGCAGCAAACCTG CTGAGTCAGCTGTGAGTGCGAACGGCTCTCCAGCCAAAGCCTCGGAGGGTGCTAGCCGGTCTCGCTCGGGGACTGACACTTTGCCCAGCTCTGTATCAGAACCAGTCCAGACCCAGCAGCCCTGCTCCCTCAAGGCCTCTCTATCATCTGATAATGTCTGTTCTGGACTGCAGGGAGAGGGAGCGGGAGTGTACAGCCACCCAGGACAGG GCTGGTCTCCTTATCTCCCAGCATCTGAGAGGGTCACCTACAAATCCAGCAGTAAACCACGTGCTAGATTCCTGAGTGGGCCTgtttctctctccatct GGACGACGCTGAAACGGCTCTGCCTGGGTAAAGAACGTGGAAACA GGCCTCCATGTCCTCCTGGAGCATCTAATCATCCTCAGATGCCTCCAGGTTCAACTCCGCCACCACGCCACCCACCAGTGGGGCTAGCTCAAGCACAaagcaacaacagcaacaacaacaatgacctGTGCCCGGAGGAGCTGCAAAGGCTGGTGGACACGTGGAACCCCAAACAGCCTTGCTTGTTCACTCACTCCTTTAGGTTGAGAGCACAGCGAGCCACCAGAGGTAGAACCAGGAGTGCTGAAGGG gtGCTTCCAGGCTCAGCAGCTGTGACATCAGCCTCACTGCTTTCTTTCTCATGGCCCAGGATTAATTCCCAAACCTCTGAGATGACTGAGCCATTGCTCCCCCTGCAGGATGGGTTTTCGGTGAATGATGACCATTTTGGAGACTTCCTAGCTAGTCCAGTGTATATTACTCACTGGCCTGCGGTGAGCATGGCTCTTAATCAAGGAGGATTTATGTTCTCCACTGTGGATTCAACCTGGACCAGACGGTCCTCCCCACCAGAGCCCTTCAGATCCCATGACAGGACTTCCACACCCATGGCTCCCATCATGTAG